Within the Marixanthomonas sp. SCSIO 43207 genome, the region CGCAACAGGTACACGTATTGCCTCTGTGCATAATGGGAGTAGCTTGTTTACAGGCGATGCAGGTGGTGGCGAAAGCAACATACGCCGTTACATAATAGAAAACGATCGGTTAGAAGCAATTGTGCAACTACCCAACAACCTGTTTTACAACACAGGCATTACCACCTATATCTGGATTTTAAGCAACAACAAAGCCGCACACCGTAAAGGTAAAGTACAACTCATTGATGCCAATGCTTTGTATAAAAAACTACGCAAAAACTTAGGAAACAAAAATTGCGAACTCACACCAGAACACATTACTGAAATCGTCAACTGCTATACAAATTTAGAAACCAAAGAAGCCGAAGGAGAAGAAACATTAGCGGCACAAGTATTTGATAATACCGATTTTGGCTATTACAAAGCCACTATAGAACGCCCAAAACGTTTAAAGGCACAGTTTACCAACGCGCGTGTAGAGACTTTACGTTACGATAGCCGTTTGCTAGAGCCTATGCAATGGGCATATCAAGAATTTGGTGAGGCTATTTACACCCATACCGCACAGTACAAAGACCAAATTTTAGAATGGTGTGAAGCACAAGATTTAAATCTGTCTTCTGCCCATAAAACCAAACTCACAAAAAAGGACACTTGGCAAAAACATTTGGCATTGGTAACCGCTGCCAAAGCCTTACAAAATGTATTTGGCGATAAGGAATATACCGACTTTAATGTATTTGTAGAAGACATAGATGCCGAATTAAAAGCCCAAAGTCTAAAACTAAGTGCTAGCGAGAAAAAAGCCATTTTAAATGCGGTGAGTTGGTACGATGCCGAAGCCGAAAAAGTCATTAAAAAAACCGTAAAACTTACTGGCGATAAACTTGCTCAACTTTTACAACATTTAGATTGCGAAGAAGCCGACTTACCAGACTTTGGGTATTACCCAACTGAAAGAGCAGGACAGTACATCACTTACGAAACCGAAAGCGACCTACGCGACACCGAAAACGTACCGCTAAAAGATAACATACACAGCTACTTTAAACGCGAAGTACAGCCACACGTACCCGAAGCTTGGATTAATTTAGACGCCACCAAAATTGGGTATGAAATTAGCTTTAACAAATACTTTTACAAGCATATACCTTTACGAAGTATAGAAGCCGTCACTGCCGATATTTTGGAGCTAGAACAACAAAGCGATGGTTTAATTGCAGATATTTTAAACTTAGCCTAATGGTAGAAACGGAAATTAAAATACAGCGTTACGAGAGTTATAAAGACTCTGGTGTAGAATGGTTAGGTGAAATTCCTGAGCATTGGGAAACAAGAAGAATTAAATATATTTTCAATGAGATAAATGAAAGAAGTGAAGATGGAAATGAAGATTTATTGTCTGTCTCTCAATATACAGGAGTAACAAATAAAAGTGATAAAGTTGAAGCAGGTGGTATGCTTACAAATGCTGAAACATTAGAAGGATATAAAAAAGTAGCAAAGGGTGATTTAGTTAGTAATATTATGCTTGCTTGGAATGGAAGTCTAGGGTTTTCGCCATTTAATGGAATAACTAGTCCAGCTTATTCTATTTATAGAATTTATGGCGAAAACGATAATCGATATTTTCATTATTTATTGAGAACAGAACTATATAAAGCTGAGTTTAAAAGAAATTCTTCTGGTGTAATTGAAAGTAGATTACGTTTGTATACCGATGATTTTTTTAAAATAGAAGCAATCCTTCCACCACTCCCAGAACAAACCGCCATTGCCCAATTTTTAGACGACAAAACCACCAAAATAGACCAAGCGATTGCCATAAAACAGCAACAAATAGCCCTATTAAAAGAACGTAAACAAATCCTCATACACAAAGCAGTAACTCGTGGTGTGCCCAAGCGTCATCCTGAACTTGATTCAGGATCTCATCCTGTAAAACTAAAAGACGCTGGTGTAGAATGGATAGGCGAGATTCCTGAGCATTGGGAGGTTGCTTCAGTAAAATATATTTTAGAAATCCCGATAACAGATGGACCACATACAACACCCCAATTATATGAAGTTGGAATACCTTTTATTTCAGCTGAAGCAATTAAAAATGGAAAAATTGACTTTAATAAAAAACGTGGTTTTATTTCTGAAAAGGATCATCAGCTTTTTTGCTTAAAATATAAACCTAAAAGAAATGATATTTATATGGTAAAATCTGGAGCAACTACGGGAAATATAGCAATGGTTAATACAGATGAAGAGTTTAGTATTTGGTCACCATTAGCTGTTTTTAGAACAAACAATGACCGAATGTTACCAAGTTTTTTATACAACTTTCTGGAATCTCAAGCATTCAAAAAGGGAGTAGAATTAAGTTGGAGCTTTGGTACGCAACAAAATATAGGTATGGGAGTTCTTTCTAATTTGCCAATATCGATTCCACCACTTTCCGAGCAAAAAGAAATCGCCAACTATATAGAAACGGCATCGGCTAAAATAGAAAACGCCATCAACCTAAAAGAGCAAGAAATAAGCAAGCTACAAGAGTATAAAAGTAGTCTCATCAATAGTGTGGTAACGGGTAAGGTT harbors:
- a CDS encoding class I SAM-dependent DNA methyltransferase, with translation MNKTSHNKLVAFIWSIADDCLRDVYVRGKYRDVILPMIVLRRLDALLEPTKEAVLEELAFQRDEAGFTEWDENGLRDASGYVFYNTSKWTLQQLKDTATNSAQILQANFEDYLNGFSPNVKEIIEKFKLRSQVRHMASKDVLLDVLEKFTSPYINLTPFEKEDPEGRKLPALSNLGMGYVFEELIRKFNEENNEEAGEHFTPREVIDLMTHIIFDPIKDNLPPVMTIYDPACGSGGMLTESQNFIKDEEGSIRAMGDVYLFGKEINDETYAICKSDMMIKGNDPANIRVGSTLSTDEFAGKSFDFMLSNPPYGKSWSSEKKYIKDGKDVIDERFKIQLKNYWGVLEEVDAVPRSSDGQLLFLMEMVSKMKPLHQSATGTRIASVHNGSSLFTGDAGGGESNIRRYIIENDRLEAIVQLPNNLFYNTGITTYIWILSNNKAAHRKGKVQLIDANALYKKLRKNLGNKNCELTPEHITEIVNCYTNLETKEAEGEETLAAQVFDNTDFGYYKATIERPKRLKAQFTNARVETLRYDSRLLEPMQWAYQEFGEAIYTHTAQYKDQILEWCEAQDLNLSSAHKTKLTKKDTWQKHLALVTAAKALQNVFGDKEYTDFNVFVEDIDAELKAQSLKLSASEKKAILNAVSWYDAEAEKVIKKTVKLTGDKLAQLLQHLDCEEADLPDFGYYPTERAGQYITYETESDLRDTENVPLKDNIHSYFKREVQPHVPEAWINLDATKIGYEISFNKYFYKHIPLRSIEAVTADILELEQQSDGLIADILNLA
- a CDS encoding restriction endonuclease subunit S, yielding MVETEIKIQRYESYKDSGVEWLGEIPEHWETRRIKYIFNEINERSEDGNEDLLSVSQYTGVTNKSDKVEAGGMLTNAETLEGYKKVAKGDLVSNIMLAWNGSLGFSPFNGITSPAYSIYRIYGENDNRYFHYLLRTELYKAEFKRNSSGVIESRLRLYTDDFFKIEAILPPLPEQTAIAQFLDDKTTKIDQAIAIKQQQIALLKERKQILIHKAVTRGVPKRHPELDSGSHPVKLKDAGVEWIGEIPEHWEVASVKYILEIPITDGPHTTPQLYEVGIPFISAEAIKNGKIDFNKKRGFISEKDHQLFCLKYKPKRNDIYMVKSGATTGNIAMVNTDEEFSIWSPLAVFRTNNDRMLPSFLYNFLESQAFKKGVELSWSFGTQQNIGMGVLSNLPISIPPLSEQKEIANYIETASAKIENAINLKEQEISKLQEYKSSLINSVVTGKVKVL